One stretch of Ammospiza nelsoni isolate bAmmNel1 chromosome 21, bAmmNel1.pri, whole genome shotgun sequence DNA includes these proteins:
- the MRPS17 gene encoding small ribosomal subunit protein uS17m: protein MSVPRGAVHAKWIVGKVIGTKMQKTAKVRVTRLVLDPYLLKFFNKRKTYFAHDPLQQCVVGDIVLLKALPERRSKHVKHELAEIVFKVGNVIDPITGKPCAGTRFLENLSDSENLTEADTTYLSEKLQELKVCSTDK, encoded by the exons ATGTCTGTCCCACGTGGAGCTGTCCATGCAAAATGGATAGTGGGGAAAGTAATTGGGaccaaaatgcagaaaactgcCAAAGTGAGAGTGACCAGGCTCGTGCTGGATCCCTACTTGCTAAAG ttctttaacaaaagaaaaacctatTTTGCCCATGACCCACTGCAGCAGTGTGTTGTTGGAGACATTGTTCTTCTGAAAGCTCTGCCTGAGAGAAGGAGCAAACACGTGAAACACGAACTGGCTGAAATTGTGTTCAAGGTTGGCAATGTCATAGATCCCATCACAGGAAAGCCCTGTGCAGGAACcagattcctggaaaacctgTCAGATTCAGAAAATCTCACCGAGGCAGATACCACCTATCTAAGTGAGAAACTTCAGGAACTTAAAGTTTGTTCAACAGACAAATAG